The genome window ATAATACCAAGATATAATAATTATCCATCTTGAACAATTAACGTTTAGAATAAAACGTTTTATTCTAAAGATGTCGAATCTTAGATAAAATTTTTGCAAAAAGCCTCATAATATTAATTTTTAAAAAAACTTTTGTATTCAACTTTTTTAAAAAACGCTAATTATATTTATTTGTAAATGTTATAATATTCTTTTTGTTATGTTGATACATCTTTGAAAAAGATTTTTTGTATCATAATTGAAATTATGAGCTATAAATATCACTGTTGCTGAACATTTCATTAGATTCTTTAGGATTTTAAATGTACTTTCAGTATCTATTGCTGAAGTTCCTTCATCGATAAATAATATATTTTTTTTATGAATGAGTGCTCGAGCTAATATTATTTTCTGTTGTTGTCCCCCAGAGTAGTTTGGATTATCTAAATCAAGTTTTGTGTCAATACCTTTGGGAAAGTAGGAAATATCATTGTTTAAATCAACTAAATCAATTGTGTTGGAAAGATCTTTTCTTAAATTGATGTTAAACATAGTAATATTATCCTCAATAGAAGCAGGAAAAATTGTAGCTCTTTGAGGAATATAACCGATTTCACTATAATCAGGAATAATTATCTTATTGTGATTATCTTTGAAAATTATGTTTCCCTGAGTTGGTTTTAAATCTCCAAGTAGTAATTTAAGCAAAGTGGACTTACCAGATCCACTATCGCCCGTTAAAAGAATTTTTTCTCCTGCTGAAATATGTATATCCGGGAAAAAAAGTTTTTCGCCATTTTTATATTCTATAGATAAATCTTCTGTAATAATTTCATAAATATCATCAGAATTTGTTCGAATTAAATTCCCGCATTTTGGTCGGTTCATATAAGTTTGTAATTCACTGTTTAAAGATTTTGTTGAAATAATTGATCCATATGAATTTGAAATTTCTCCAACGCCACTAAAAATAAAACTTGCAAATTGAGATGCCGTAAATATAACTCCAAAACTGACTATTCCATTTAAAATTAAAATTCCAGATAAAATTAAAACAGAACCTTGAGAAAAAAT of Xylocopilactobacillus apicola contains these proteins:
- a CDS encoding ATP-binding cassette domain-containing protein; translated protein: MSIKEFIQRNPVRIFNIFFLSIIGALGTTGGSYILTFAINYLKKGYFKSFVFISIEFILAMFLGYLCSIFSKYLFAKQTQVYLHSIRSEVIRCNYESYFPSPVYKIQNKLTNDLNILSNDFLSSVLSIFNQILSILFSCVALVSMHWTLLLLVFVLVTIMISIPKLLSKPLQEATLKVSENTKSYLNGMEKWLGGISEIKRYKSFSKLDRVLDTSSLDLEKSSMHRYNIQYSLNLINLVFSIFSQGSVLILSGILILNGIVSFGVIFTASQFASFIFSGVGEISNSYGSIISTKSLNSELQTYMNRPKCGNLIRTNSDDIYEIITEDLSIEYKNGEKLFFPDIHISAGEKILLTGDSGSGKSTLLKLLLGDLKPTQGNIIFKDNHNKIIIPDYSEIGYIPQRATIFPASIEDNITMFNINLRKDLSNTIDLVDLNNDISYFPKGIDTKLDLDNPNYSGGQQQKIILARALIHKKNILFIDEGTSAIDTESTFKILKNLMKCSATVIFIAHNFNYDTKNLFQRCINITKRIL